A DNA window from Mycobacterium sp. IDR2000157661 contains the following coding sequences:
- the dapC gene encoding succinyldiaminopimelate transaminase, which translates to MTTARQELRQPRSASLPVFPWDTLAEVTALARAHPDGIVDLSVGTPVDPVAPVIRDALAAASGSPGYPATAGTPALRESAVTALARRYGVTGVPNEAVLPVIGTKELIAWLPTLLGLGAEDVVVVPELAYPTYEVGAQLAGAQVVRADSLTQLGPQTPALVYLNSPSNPTGKVLGVDHLRKVVGWARDRGVVVASDECYLGLGWDADPLSVLHPTVCDGDHTGLLAVHSLSKTSSLAGYRAGFVAGDAAVIAELLAVRKHAGMMVPTPVQAAMVAALDDDEHERRQRARYARRRDALLPALRSVGLTVDDSEAGLYVWATRGEPCRETVAWLASFGILVAPGDFYGPRGGEHVRVALTANDERIAAAAQRLSS; encoded by the coding sequence CTGACGACGGCTCGTCAAGAGCTTCGGCAGCCACGTAGCGCTTCGCTGCCGGTGTTCCCGTGGGACACCCTGGCCGAGGTGACCGCGCTCGCCCGAGCGCACCCCGACGGCATCGTCGACCTGTCCGTGGGCACCCCCGTGGACCCGGTCGCGCCGGTGATCCGCGACGCTCTCGCGGCGGCCAGCGGGTCGCCGGGTTACCCGGCGACAGCCGGCACCCCCGCGTTGCGGGAGTCGGCCGTGACCGCTTTGGCCAGGCGCTACGGCGTCACCGGCGTGCCGAATGAGGCTGTGCTGCCCGTCATCGGCACCAAGGAGCTCATCGCGTGGCTGCCGACGCTGCTCGGACTGGGCGCCGAGGACGTCGTCGTGGTGCCCGAACTCGCCTACCCGACATACGAAGTGGGCGCGCAGCTGGCCGGTGCGCAGGTGGTCCGGGCCGACTCGCTGACCCAACTCGGTCCGCAGACACCGGCGCTGGTCTACCTCAACTCGCCCAGCAACCCGACCGGCAAGGTGCTCGGCGTCGACCATCTGCGCAAGGTCGTCGGCTGGGCCCGCGATCGAGGTGTCGTGGTGGCCTCCGACGAGTGCTATCTGGGCCTGGGCTGGGACGCCGACCCGCTGTCGGTGCTGCACCCCACGGTCTGCGACGGTGACCACACCGGCCTGTTGGCCGTGCACTCACTGTCGAAGACGTCGTCGCTGGCGGGCTACCGGGCGGGTTTCGTGGCCGGCGACGCGGCCGTGATCGCCGAGTTGCTGGCCGTGCGCAAGCACGCGGGGATGATGGTGCCGACGCCCGTGCAGGCCGCGATGGTCGCCGCGCTGGACGACGACGAACACGAACGCCGCCAGCGCGCCCGCTATGCGCGGCGACGCGATGCGCTGCTGCCCGCCCTGCGTTCGGTCGGCCTGACGGTCGACGACTCCGAGGCCGGGCTGTATGTCTGGGCGACGCGCGGTGAGCCGTGCCGGGAGACGGTGGCCTGGCTGGCCAGCTTCGGGATCCTGGTCGCGCCCGGCGACTTCTACGGACCCCGGGGCGGCGAGCATGTTCGTGTCGCGCTGACCGCGAACGACGAGCGGATCGCCGCTGCGGCGCAACGCTTGTCGTCATGA
- a CDS encoding PucR family transcriptional regulator produces MRGGGVTLGRLLLALDATLVGLVRAPRGLDVPVASAALIDSDDVRLGLAPAAGSADAFFLLGLTDAEALRWLDRHAGTPAAIFAKGPSDAVIARATAAGIAVVSVDPRARWERLYRLVNHVFEHHRDRVDSWQDSGTDLFALAQSIADRVRGMVSIEDAQSHVLAYSPSNDEADELRRLSILGRAGPPEHLEWLSQWGIFDALRSSDEVVPVAARPELGLQPRLAIGIHRAAVDRRRPPEFVGTIWLQQGSRPLSDDAGEILRGAAVLAARIMSRLATAPSTHTLRAQEVLGLTDGEVDVAAAARELGVVADGRAAVIGFDTPAEHGRLADVLALSASAFRSDASVVSDGSRVYVLLPQTNRTASVTSWLRGTVATLHAELGVALRAVIAAPVAGLGAAASARVEVDRVLDSAERHPVAFGEVTSVAEARTAVLIDEIVTMMSANERLLDPRVRELRDHEPTLADTLQAYLDGFGDVAAVAGRLHVHPNTVRYRVRRAEQLLSTSLTDPDVRLLLSLSLRATS; encoded by the coding sequence ATGCGAGGTGGCGGCGTCACCCTGGGTCGGCTGCTGCTGGCGCTGGACGCGACGCTGGTCGGGTTGGTGCGGGCGCCGCGCGGCCTGGATGTTCCGGTCGCCTCCGCCGCGCTGATCGACTCCGACGATGTCCGACTGGGCCTGGCGCCCGCGGCCGGGTCGGCCGATGCGTTCTTCCTGCTGGGTCTCACCGATGCCGAGGCGCTGCGCTGGCTTGACCGGCATGCCGGCACGCCCGCGGCCATCTTCGCCAAAGGGCCTTCCGATGCGGTGATCGCGCGGGCGACTGCGGCGGGCATCGCGGTCGTCTCGGTGGATCCGCGGGCTCGCTGGGAGCGGCTGTACCGATTGGTCAACCACGTCTTCGAGCACCACCGCGACCGCGTCGACTCGTGGCAGGACTCCGGCACAGACCTGTTCGCGTTGGCGCAGTCGATCGCCGACCGGGTGCGCGGCATGGTCAGCATCGAGGACGCCCAGTCTCACGTACTGGCGTACTCTCCCTCCAACGACGAGGCCGACGAACTGCGACGGCTCTCGATTCTGGGTCGGGCCGGACCGCCCGAGCATCTCGAATGGCTCAGCCAGTGGGGCATTTTCGACGCTTTGCGCAGCAGCGACGAGGTCGTCCCGGTGGCCGCCCGCCCCGAACTCGGGCTACAGCCCCGGCTCGCCATCGGAATACATCGGGCTGCCGTCGATCGACGTCGGCCACCGGAGTTCGTGGGGACCATCTGGCTGCAGCAGGGCTCTCGGCCACTGTCCGACGATGCCGGTGAGATCCTGCGCGGCGCCGCGGTACTGGCGGCGCGGATCATGTCGCGACTGGCGACGGCCCCCTCCACTCACACGTTGCGGGCACAGGAGGTGCTGGGCCTGACCGACGGAGAAGTCGATGTCGCGGCGGCCGCTCGCGAACTCGGTGTCGTCGCCGACGGCAGGGCCGCGGTGATCGGATTCGACACCCCCGCCGAGCATGGCCGTCTCGCCGACGTCCTGGCCCTGAGCGCCAGCGCTTTTCGCAGCGACGCCTCGGTCGTCTCCGACGGATCGCGGGTGTATGTGCTGCTGCCCCAGACCAACCGCACCGCCTCAGTGACTTCGTGGTTGCGCGGTACGGTCGCTACCCTGCACGCCGAACTCGGCGTGGCGCTGCGGGCCGTGATCGCGGCGCCGGTGGCGGGTCTGGGCGCTGCGGCATCCGCCCGCGTGGAGGTGGACCGGGTGCTGGACAGTGCCGAGCGCCACCCCGTCGCGTTCGGCGAGGTGACGTCGGTGGCCGAAGCCCGAACCGCGGTGCTGATCGACGAGATCGTGACAATGATGAGCGCCAACGAACGGCTGTTGGACCCGAGGGTGCGCGAATTGCGGGACCATGAACCGACACTGGCCGATACATTGCAGGCCTACCTCGACGGGTTCGGTGACGTCGCCGCCGTGGCGGGCCGACTGCATGTGCACCCCAACACCGTTCGCTATCGCGTGCGCCGCGCCGAACAGCTGTTGTCGACCTCGCTCACAGACCCCGACGTGCGGCTGCTGCTGTCGTTGAGCTTGCGCGCGACGTCATGA
- the pruA gene encoding L-glutamate gamma-semialdehyde dehydrogenase, which produces MDAITAVPMPVNEPVRDYAPGSGERARLIAALNSVEATDLPHVIGGRHRMGDGARVAVVAPHRHTARLGTLANATHADASAAIEAAVAAKADWENTPFDERAAVFLRAADLLAGPWRERLCAATMLGQSKSAYQAEIDAACELIDFWRFNVAFARVLLAQQPISVPGVWNRTDYRPLEGFVYAITPFNFTAIAGNLPTAPALMGNTVVWKPSPTQTFAAYLTMQLLEAAGLPPGVINLLTGDGIAVSEVALADPRLAGIHFTGSTTTFQHLWREVGTRIDRYRTYPRLVGETGGKDFVVAHRSARPEVLSTALIRGAFDYQGQKCSAASRAFVPRSVWQQMGDDFLSATESLRYGDVADLTNFGGALIDQRAFAKNVTAIERAKSASHVTIAVGGEYDDSEGYFVRPTVLLSDDPTDEAFGTEYFGPILAVHVYPDDDYDRVLDLVDSGAAYALTGAVIADDRAAVLAAQRRLRHAAGNFYVNDKPTGAVVGQQPFGGSRASGTNDKAGSALNLLRWTSARSIKETFVPPTHHDYPHMET; this is translated from the coding sequence ATGGATGCCATCACCGCGGTACCGATGCCGGTCAACGAGCCGGTTCGTGACTACGCGCCCGGTTCGGGTGAGCGAGCCCGGCTCATCGCGGCCCTGAACTCGGTCGAAGCAACCGATCTGCCGCACGTGATCGGCGGCAGGCACCGCATGGGTGACGGCGCCCGTGTCGCGGTGGTTGCGCCGCACCGCCACACCGCGCGACTCGGCACCCTCGCCAACGCCACGCACGCCGATGCTTCGGCCGCGATCGAGGCCGCGGTCGCCGCGAAGGCGGATTGGGAGAACACCCCGTTCGACGAGCGCGCCGCGGTGTTCCTGCGCGCCGCCGACCTGCTGGCCGGACCCTGGCGGGAGAGACTGTGCGCGGCGACCATGCTCGGTCAGTCGAAGTCGGCGTACCAGGCCGAGATCGACGCGGCATGCGAACTCATCGACTTCTGGCGGTTCAACGTCGCCTTCGCCCGCGTCCTGCTGGCCCAGCAGCCGATCAGCGTGCCCGGCGTCTGGAACCGGACCGACTACCGGCCCCTCGAAGGCTTCGTCTACGCCATCACGCCGTTCAACTTCACCGCGATCGCCGGCAACCTGCCGACTGCGCCCGCGCTCATGGGCAACACCGTGGTGTGGAAACCGTCGCCGACGCAGACGTTCGCCGCATACCTCACCATGCAACTGCTCGAGGCGGCGGGCCTGCCGCCGGGCGTCATCAACCTGCTGACCGGTGACGGGATCGCCGTATCGGAGGTGGCGCTGGCCGATCCGCGGCTGGCCGGCATCCACTTCACCGGATCGACGACGACCTTCCAGCACCTGTGGCGAGAGGTCGGCACCCGCATCGACCGCTATCGCACATACCCGCGACTCGTAGGGGAGACGGGCGGCAAGGACTTCGTCGTGGCGCACCGCAGCGCGCGTCCGGAAGTGTTGTCCACTGCGCTGATTCGGGGCGCATTCGACTACCAGGGCCAGAAGTGCTCGGCCGCCTCGCGGGCCTTCGTCCCGCGCTCGGTGTGGCAGCAGATGGGCGACGACTTCCTGTCGGCCACCGAATCGCTGCGGTACGGCGACGTGGCCGACCTCACCAACTTCGGTGGCGCCCTCATCGACCAGCGCGCATTTGCGAAGAACGTCACGGCCATCGAACGGGCGAAGAGCGCGTCGCACGTGACGATCGCGGTCGGCGGTGAGTACGACGACAGCGAAGGCTATTTCGTTCGGCCAACGGTCCTGCTGTCCGACGACCCGACCGACGAGGCGTTCGGCACCGAATACTTCGGCCCGATCCTCGCGGTGCACGTCTACCCCGATGACGACTACGACCGCGTCCTGGACCTCGTCGACAGCGGGGCGGCGTACGCGCTGACCGGCGCGGTGATCGCCGACGACCGCGCCGCCGTGCTGGCCGCCCAGCGGCGCCTGCGCCACGCCGCGGGCAACTTCTACGTCAACGACAAGCCCACCGGCGCCGTGGTGGGCCAGCAGCCATTCGGCGGGTCGCGGGCCTCGGGCACCAACGACAAGGCCGGATCGGCGCTGAACCTGTTGCGGTGGACGTCGGCGCGGTCGATCAAGGAGACGTTCGTGCCGCCTACCCATCACGACTACCCGCACATGGAGACATGA
- a CDS encoding proline dehydrogenase family protein has translation MGLFERFARPMILAAGRREGLRRAAERLPLTREVVHRFVPGDTVDDALDSVAALRYSGRLVSIDYLGEDVTDAGAADRTVGAYLELLSALARRDEPATDVRPLEVSLKLSALGQALPRDGDKIALENAHVICERAQRAGVWVTVDAEDHTTTDSTLSIVRDLRTEFDWLGAALQAYLRRTEADCLDFAGSRARIRLCKGAYDEPASVAYRDRDDVTDSYLRCLQVLMAGGGYPMVASHDPAVIAAVPAIAAQNGRGRADLEYQMLYGIRDAEQRRLADAGHQVRVYLPFGTQWYGYFVRRLAERPANLMFFGRALVENRRWD, from the coding sequence GTGGGCCTCTTCGAGCGGTTCGCACGCCCGATGATTCTGGCCGCAGGCAGACGCGAGGGTCTGCGCCGGGCGGCCGAGCGGCTGCCCCTGACCCGCGAGGTCGTGCACCGGTTCGTCCCCGGTGACACGGTGGACGACGCACTCGACTCCGTTGCCGCGCTTCGCTATTCGGGACGGCTGGTCTCGATCGACTACCTCGGCGAGGACGTCACCGACGCCGGGGCCGCGGATCGAACGGTCGGGGCCTACCTCGAGCTTCTCAGCGCACTGGCGCGCCGGGACGAGCCGGCGACCGATGTCCGGCCTTTGGAGGTGTCGCTGAAGCTGTCGGCGCTCGGTCAGGCGCTGCCGCGTGACGGGGACAAGATCGCCCTGGAGAACGCACACGTCATCTGTGAGCGGGCGCAGCGCGCCGGTGTCTGGGTGACGGTCGACGCCGAGGACCACACCACCACCGATTCCACCCTCTCGATCGTGCGCGACCTGCGCACCGAATTCGATTGGCTGGGCGCGGCTCTGCAGGCCTACCTGCGGCGGACCGAGGCCGACTGCCTCGACTTCGCCGGGTCGCGCGCGCGCATCCGGTTGTGTAAGGGCGCCTACGACGAACCCGCATCGGTGGCCTACCGCGACCGCGACGACGTGACCGACTCCTACCTGCGCTGCCTGCAGGTGCTGATGGCCGGGGGCGGCTACCCGATGGTGGCCTCGCACGATCCGGCCGTCATCGCGGCGGTACCGGCGATCGCCGCCCAGAACGGTCGTGGCCGAGCGGATCTGGAGTACCAGATGCTCTACGGCATCCGCGACGCCGAACAGCGCAGGCTGGCCGATGCGGGCCACCAGGTGCGGGTCTACCTGCCCTTCGGCACGCAGTGGTACGGCTACTTCGTCCGCAGGCTCGCCGAGCGGCCCGCGAACCTGATGTTCTTCGGCCGGGCGCTCGTCGAGAACCGGCGCTGGGACTAA
- a CDS encoding YybH family protein translates to MSDEAAIRELIAKWTDAVHTGDLSAVLADHDPDIVMFDVPPPHRGNRGLEQYRQSWPPFFEWQRQGAVFEIEELQVTTGTDVAFAWTLLRCGKPVDLAADPDNRLRLTIGLRKRDGRWVVTHEHHSFADTNP, encoded by the coding sequence ATGAGTGACGAAGCAGCCATCCGGGAACTCATCGCCAAGTGGACCGATGCCGTACACACCGGTGATCTGAGTGCTGTTCTGGCCGACCATGATCCGGATATCGTCATGTTCGACGTACCCCCGCCGCACCGCGGCAACCGGGGACTCGAACAGTACCGGCAGTCGTGGCCGCCGTTCTTCGAATGGCAGCGCCAGGGCGCGGTGTTCGAGATCGAGGAACTGCAGGTCACCACAGGTACCGACGTGGCGTTCGCGTGGACGCTGCTGCGCTGCGGCAAGCCCGTCGACCTGGCAGCCGACCCGGACAACCGGCTGCGCCTGACCATCGGATTGCGCAAACGTGACGGGCGCTGGGTCGTTACCCACGAACATCATTCGTTCGCCGATACCAACCCGTGA
- a CDS encoding NUDIX domain-containing protein, translating to MSAPPATAAGFSEASSITSDITHNRLGDTGRVNHIVALASRQVYRNNWLTLREDDIRRPDGSDGVYAVVDKPNYALVIACDGDRIRLVEQFRYPLGLRRWEFPQGTAPDQEQLEPVDLAARELREETGLHASDYALLGLLDVAPGMSSQRGWVFLATGLTEGDHDREHEEQDMHSEWFTRRQVEQMMRSGEITDAQSIAAWALLLLDERR from the coding sequence ATGTCGGCGCCGCCCGCGACCGCGGCGGGGTTCAGCGAAGCCAGCAGCATAACCAGCGACATTACCCACAACCGGCTCGGCGATACTGGGCGCGTGAACCACATCGTTGCGCTTGCGTCGCGGCAGGTCTACCGGAACAACTGGCTGACGCTGCGTGAGGACGACATCCGCCGCCCCGACGGCAGCGACGGGGTCTACGCCGTCGTCGACAAGCCGAACTACGCGCTCGTGATCGCGTGTGACGGCGACCGGATCCGGCTGGTCGAGCAGTTCCGCTACCCACTGGGCCTGCGGCGGTGGGAGTTTCCGCAGGGCACCGCTCCCGACCAGGAGCAGCTCGAGCCCGTCGACCTCGCGGCGCGCGAACTCCGCGAGGAAACCGGCTTGCACGCCAGCGACTACGCCCTCCTTGGGCTGCTCGACGTCGCGCCCGGGATGAGCAGTCAGCGCGGCTGGGTGTTCCTGGCGACCGGCCTCACCGAGGGTGACCACGACCGTGAGCACGAAGAGCAGGACATGCACAGCGAGTGGTTCACCCGACGGCAGGTCGAGCAGATGATGCGCTCCGGCGAGATCACCGACGCGCAGTCGATCGCCGCATGGGCACTGCTGTTGCTCGATGAACGGCGATGA
- a CDS encoding acyl-CoA synthetase, whose amino-acid sequence MLLASLNPAAVAGGADIDDAVRIDGATLSRSDLVGAATSVAERVAGARRVAVLASPTATTVLAVTGCLIAGVPVVPVPADVGAAERRHILTDSGAQAWLGDKPVDTDGLQHVPVRLHARSWHRYAEPPAESTALIIYTSGTTGPPKGVVLSRGAIAADIDALAEAWQWTPGDTLVHGLPLYHVHGLVLGLLGSLRVGNRFAHTGRPTPQAYAAAGGSLYFGVPTVWSRVVDDSAAAAALASARLLVSGSAPLPVPVFDRLAELTGHRPIERYGTTESLITISTRADGERRPGWVGSPVRGVQTRLIGEDGGEVPHDGDTIGQLQVRGPTLFDGYLNRPDATAEAFDADGWYRTGDVAVIDGDGMHRIVGRESVDLIKTGGFRVGAGEIETALMGHPGVREVAVVGVADADLGQRIVAFVVGDAAPEALIEFVAHELSVHKRPREVRLVDELPRNAMGKVLKKELTR is encoded by the coding sequence ATGCTGCTGGCTTCGCTGAACCCCGCCGCGGTCGCGGGCGGCGCCGACATCGACGACGCGGTGCGCATCGACGGTGCGACGCTGAGCCGCAGCGATCTGGTGGGCGCGGCCACCTCGGTCGCCGAGCGGGTCGCGGGCGCGCGTCGGGTCGCGGTGCTGGCCTCGCCGACCGCCACGACCGTGCTCGCGGTGACGGGCTGTCTGATCGCCGGTGTACCCGTCGTGCCGGTGCCCGCGGATGTCGGGGCTGCCGAGCGCAGGCACATCCTGACCGACTCCGGTGCGCAGGCCTGGCTGGGGGACAAGCCGGTGGACACCGACGGCCTGCAGCACGTGCCGGTGCGGCTGCACGCCCGCTCGTGGCACCGCTACGCCGAACCGCCTGCCGAGTCGACGGCCCTGATCATCTACACCTCCGGCACGACGGGCCCGCCCAAGGGTGTCGTTCTGAGTCGCGGTGCGATCGCTGCCGACATCGACGCGCTCGCCGAGGCGTGGCAGTGGACCCCCGGCGACACCCTGGTGCACGGCCTACCGCTTTATCACGTGCACGGGCTGGTGCTGGGCCTGCTGGGTTCGCTGCGGGTGGGAAACCGGTTCGCGCACACCGGGAGACCGACGCCGCAGGCGTATGCGGCGGCCGGTGGATCGCTGTACTTCGGGGTGCCGACGGTGTGGTCACGGGTCGTCGACGACTCGGCGGCGGCAGCGGCGTTGGCGTCGGCCCGGCTGCTGGTATCGGGCAGCGCGCCGCTGCCGGTGCCGGTGTTCGACCGACTCGCCGAACTGACCGGGCACCGGCCGATCGAGCGCTACGGCACCACCGAGTCGCTGATTACCATCAGTACCCGCGCCGACGGCGAGCGCCGACCCGGCTGGGTGGGGTCACCCGTGCGCGGCGTTCAGACCCGACTCATCGGCGAGGACGGCGGCGAGGTCCCTCACGACGGAGACACCATCGGGCAGTTGCAGGTCCGCGGGCCCACGCTGTTCGACGGCTATCTGAATCGGCCCGACGCGACGGCCGAGGCGTTCGACGCCGACGGCTGGTATCGCACCGGCGACGTCGCGGTGATCGACGGCGACGGCATGCACCGGATCGTCGGCAGGGAGTCCGTCGACCTGATCAAGACGGGCGGCTTCCGGGTGGGTGCCGGTGAGATCGAGACGGCGCTGATGGGCCATCCCGGAGTGCGCGAGGTTGCCGTGGTGGGCGTCGCCGACGCGGACCTGGGCCAGCGCATCGTCGCGTTCGTCGTCGGTGACGCCGCTCCGGAAGCGCTGATCGAGTTTGTGGCCCATGAGCTTTCGGTACACAAGCGGCCGCGCGAGGTGAGGCTGGTCGACGAGTTGCCGCGCAACGCCATGGGCAAGGTACTCAAGAAGGAGCTGACACGATGA
- a CDS encoding VOC family protein, which yields MTLAFDEICIDAHDATALGRWWAQVLGWRHDVDDDGDVVLHAPPGAGPNWLFLAVPDDKVVKNRIHFDFRPDDQAAEVERVIGLGARHVDIGQGDESWVVLADPEGNEFCILAAHA from the coding sequence ATGACGCTCGCGTTCGACGAGATCTGCATCGACGCGCACGACGCCACCGCACTGGGCCGCTGGTGGGCGCAGGTGCTCGGCTGGAGACACGACGTCGACGACGACGGCGACGTGGTGCTGCACGCCCCGCCCGGTGCAGGCCCCAACTGGTTGTTCCTGGCCGTGCCCGACGACAAAGTCGTCAAGAACCGCATCCACTTCGACTTCCGGCCCGACGACCAGGCCGCCGAGGTGGAACGGGTGATCGGTCTGGGCGCCCGGCACGTCGACATCGGCCAGGGCGACGAGAGCTGGGTGGTGCTGGCCGATCCGGAGGGCAACGAATTCTGCATCCTGGCCGCCCACGCTTGA
- a CDS encoding M15 family metallopeptidase — translation MSVHDTPRKLGTFRTLVVVSACVLAACGTTEPPPPPSPPVGQEPLRIGPAAQDTVGGWLPDGRTLSPFDVDHPIVGWLDPALRTAVQDAARRAAADGIEMRITSGWRSKGFQERLFADGVATYGSVEAAREFVASPEKSKHITGEAVDIAPFAADRSLIANGAPFGLCQIYANEIWHFELAAVDGRCPPLKPNAAAG, via the coding sequence GTGTCTGTACACGACACGCCGCGCAAGTTGGGCACTTTCCGCACGCTCGTCGTGGTGTCAGCGTGCGTTCTTGCCGCCTGCGGCACAACCGAACCGCCGCCGCCACCCTCACCGCCGGTCGGCCAGGAACCGCTGCGCATCGGGCCGGCCGCCCAGGACACCGTCGGCGGCTGGCTGCCCGACGGGCGCACCCTGAGCCCGTTCGACGTCGACCATCCCATCGTGGGCTGGCTGGATCCCGCGCTGCGCACGGCGGTGCAGGACGCGGCCCGGCGCGCTGCGGCCGACGGCATCGAGATGCGCATCACGTCCGGCTGGCGGTCGAAGGGGTTCCAGGAGCGGCTGTTCGCCGACGGCGTCGCGACATACGGAAGTGTCGAGGCGGCAAGGGAATTCGTCGCCTCACCCGAGAAGTCGAAGCACATCACCGGCGAGGCCGTCGACATCGCGCCGTTCGCGGCCGACCGGTCATTGATCGCCAACGGCGCGCCATTCGGCCTGTGCCAGATCTATGCCAACGAGATCTGGCACTTCGAACTGGCCGCCGTCGACGGGCGCTGCCCGCCGTTGAAGCCCAACGCGGCGGCGGGGTGA
- the dapD gene encoding 2,3,4,5-tetrahydropyridine-2,6-dicarboxylate N-succinyltransferase, producing the protein MTRVTSASGIGLATIAADGSVLDTWFPAPELNGDGPSGTVRLSVAEVPEELGALTGRDEDRAVDVVAVRTTIASLDDKATDAYDAYLRLHLLSHRLVAPHGLNADGFFGVLTNVVWTNHGPCAVDGFESVRARLRRRGPVTVYGVDKFPRMVDYVLPPGVRVADADRVRLGAHLAAGTTVMHEGFVNYNAGTLGKSMVEGRISAGVVVGDGSDVGGGASIMGTLSGGGTEVISVGERCLLGANAGLGISLGDDCVVEAGLYVTAGTKVQTADGQTVKARELSGANNLLFRRNSVSGAVEVVKRDGTGITLNEALHQN; encoded by the coding sequence CTGACGCGCGTGACTTCTGCTTCAGGTATCGGGCTGGCGACCATCGCGGCCGACGGCTCCGTCCTCGACACGTGGTTTCCGGCGCCCGAGTTGAACGGCGACGGGCCGTCGGGCACCGTGCGGTTGTCCGTCGCCGAGGTTCCGGAGGAACTGGGTGCGCTGACCGGCCGCGACGAGGACCGCGCCGTCGACGTCGTCGCCGTTCGCACCACGATCGCATCGCTGGACGACAAGGCCACCGACGCCTACGACGCCTACCTGCGGCTGCACCTGTTGTCACACCGCTTGGTGGCGCCGCACGGGCTCAACGCCGACGGCTTCTTCGGCGTGCTGACCAACGTGGTGTGGACCAATCACGGGCCGTGCGCGGTGGACGGCTTCGAGTCGGTGCGCGCCCGGCTGCGTCGACGCGGGCCGGTGACGGTCTACGGCGTCGACAAGTTTCCGCGCATGGTCGACTACGTGCTGCCGCCGGGTGTGCGGGTCGCCGACGCCGACCGCGTGCGGCTGGGTGCGCATCTCGCGGCGGGAACCACCGTCATGCACGAGGGCTTCGTCAACTACAACGCGGGCACGCTCGGCAAGTCGATGGTCGAGGGCCGCATCTCCGCGGGCGTCGTGGTGGGCGACGGTTCTGACGTCGGCGGTGGCGCGTCGATCATGGGAACGCTGTCTGGCGGCGGCACCGAGGTCATCTCGGTCGGCGAGCGATGTCTGCTGGGCGCCAATGCGGGGCTCGGTATCTCGCTGGGCGACGACTGCGTGGTCGAGGCCGGTCTCTATGTCACAGCAGGCACCAAGGTGCAGACGGCGGACGGCCAGACCGTCAAGGCACGCGAGCTGTCGGGTGCTAACAACCTTCTGTTCCGGCGCAATTCGGTGTCGGGGGCCGTCGAGGTGGTCAAGCGCGACGGCACCGGCATCACGCTCAACGAGGCGCTGCACCAGAACTGA